Sequence from the Methanosarcina siciliae T4/M genome:
CTATGTATGTCCATTTATCAGCATTCCCGGTACGAATATCATTGATGTCCATTGCAAGGAATGCTACATCAATGGCAGTCTCAACATAGTGCCCGCTTGGATCAGTATACTTTACCGGATTATTCAGCACATAAGAATACCTGTTCAACGCCTGCGGATTATACGGATCAGGAAGCATCGTATCCGGCTGAACGAAAACCCTGTACTCAGGCGAATAATATCTTGCACCGTAGTACATCAGCCCTGTATCAGCATCATTTTCCTGACCTGTAAACCCGTATTTCTCCAGCTCGCCTGACCTTACCTGTCCGTATGGGAAGTAATCGGTGCGTTCGACCTCAAGCCCATTCTCGTCAACCATCAGGGAAGTGCTGCCTATGTGATCGGAGAGGTACCACTCCATACTTTCGGATGTTTCTTTGGCTACGCGTTCATCATCGCGGAAGAAGTAGCTGGTAGAGATGCCGTTATCGATTTCGTAGAACTTGTTGATGTAATAGGTGAATTCTCCATCGGAATTCTGTTTCTTGATTCTCTGGCCGCTTGCATCGTACCAGTACTTTTCCACAAGGGAATTATTGCCAGAGTAACGGACCTCGCTTAACTGGTTGGCATCGTTGTAGACGTAGATAAAATCCTCATCGTCGACCAGGTTTCCGTTTGCATCATAGTCGAGGGTGTTTCCGTTGTAGGTAACAGGTGCGTGGGACGGGGTCGCAGAGTAGCCATAAGAGGAGAGTATTGTTCTGTCTCGGCTGAATAGATACCAAAAATAAATACTTCAGACATTTTGAGGGAATCTTATCTCTTTTCCATATTTTTCCCTGCCAGTTAGACCATCAATATTCCAATCGCTCTTGATGACAGTAAATGAATTGTTGTCCGAGTCTGGAATGATGACTATTGAATAGACATCTTCTTTCAATTTTTTTAGGCTTGATAAAGAATACTTAAATTCCGCTTCCTGATCACAAAATGTGTAGTCATACTTTGAATACTTATATATGCTCATCATTGTGTCAATTAACTCTTCCGTCATGTATCCTATTTCTTCCTTTGAGTGAGTTTCCAACAGATCTTCTTCTTTTATATCCAACAGAAAGCCAAAAAACTCAAATTGTTTTTCGAGCCTCATTATAAGATCAACGCCTCCACTTTTTAGTATGTCAGCATGAACTGCAACTTCTCCATAAAATCCTCTTGAAAAACTTTTATAGCAATCACGTGGGAAAAAAGGAGATGGAGAGTTTACTTCTTTCCAGTGTTCTCCCTCCAAATCTTCACTATATTTGATATTTTTGATGATCCCATCAAAATCCAAAAAATATTCAATTAATTTTTTTAATTCCTTCTCTATTTTATTATTAGTAATATCATCATACACAAGATTTGCAAATCTTTGTACTATTCCATAAGTAAGACCAATTGAGATGTAACTACCCATAGAAATCACTCTATTTTAAGTCCATTAGTTGTATGATACTTAATCTGTTCCCGACTGAATTTCCAGCCTCCAATATAGTTCCCAGAAAGATCTGTATATACTCCCACTCCTGTCTCCTTATTCAAATAAACATAAACATCTTGATTTTGTCTATAAGTCGATTTATAAACTTCAGGTGCAGTTATTATATGATTCTGAATAGCTTTTTCATATAGATCTCCATTAGCTTTATTCCAATTACCTTTTATTCCGAAATCACTTGCATGTTTCCATTCATGTTGTAATTTCGAACTTGTGATTTTTGTATTAGGTAAGTCCGTTCTTTTGATAACGTTGTAAATTTGGTTACTATTTTTAGCAACTTTTCCAGAATCTATCACATCGTCAACTTTCTTCTCTGCATCCACTGTCTTATCCAGTAGCTTAAACAAATCCTCAACGTTATCCACATGAGTAACCGTTTCCTCTAGAGCCTGAACTCCAAGCCTTCCGCCTGTAACACCCGGCGCCAGAGCACATACAACATCAGTAGCAAGACCTATGTATGTCCATTTATCAGCATTCCCGGTACGAATATCGTTAATGTCCATTGCAAGGAACGCTACATCAATGGCAGTCTCAACATAGTGCCCGCTCGGATCAGTATACTTCACCGGATTATTCAGCACATAAGAATACCTGTTCAGAGCCTGCGGATTATACGGATCAGGAAGCATCGTATCCGGCTGAAAAAAGAAGATGAAATTGACTGAATTATTGTTATTCAATCAATATCAGTATATTTCCTTAAACTCAATATGTTAATAGTATTTTGTCTATTCTTTTCCATTACTCTCTCAATCTCTTCAGGATCATGAACAGCACCTCAAATTTCTTCTAGTTCTTCCATGATTGCTCTTGAAATTTCATTGCTCCTATCTTCTGGTCCAAACAAAGAGTATTATTCTTTGAAATAGTTCTCAGCTTTAGAATAATCTCCTGCTCCAAGAGCAAAGTATCCTTTATAATGCGCCTTCCCTTTGCAAAGAGCACGATAAAGAGGTGGCACAACATCAGGATTATCTTCTTCAAGCATTTGCAAAACACTGCTGAAAGTAGAATACTTCTTTAAATAAGGGATGGAGTATTTAAGAATCACATCCCTTATTCCCAGCATAGATTGCTCTGTTGTTTCTTTATCTCCTTTAGGGAATTTCCAACTTAAAAGGCTCCACCCACAGGGAGCTTTATCGTGCATTCCCCCTGCAATTTCAGATGCAATGTCCTCCCTTATGTGAGGTTTAAAAAGTGGAAGATATCCCATATCTAAAATTCGATAGCCACCTT
This genomic interval carries:
- a CDS encoding RHS repeat-associated core domain-containing protein encodes the protein MEKYWYDASGQRIKKQNSDGEFTYYINKFYEIDNGISTSYFFRDDERVAKETSESMEWYLSDHIGSTSLMVDENGLEVERTDYFPYGQVRSGELEKYGFTGQENDADTGLMYYGARYYSPEYRVFVQPDTMLPDPYNPQALNRYSYVLNNPVKYTDPSGHYVETAIDVAFLAMDINDIRTGNADKWTYIGLATDVVCAALPVATGGRLGVQALEETVTHADNVGDLFKLLDKTADAEKKVDNVIDSGKIVNKIDKRMLNKWSAQSSKTVEDSLYYHYDKHVLSRNIDMSIEEYTTNAENLFKQYEKNNLPGNTKITKTGLSDGTTGIKIVVGPKSNNEMGIFTKDGKIVSYHPKNPKR
- a CDS encoding Imm64 family immunity protein; the protein is MGSYISIGLTYGIVQRFANLVYDDITNNKIEKELKKLIEYFLDFDGIIKNIKYSEDLEGEHWKEVNSPSPFFPRDCYKSFSRGFYGEVAVHADILKSGGVDLIMRLEKQFEFFGFLLDIKEEDLLETHSKEEIGYMTEELIDTMMSIYKYSKYDYTFCDQEAEFKYSLSSLKKLKEDVYSIVIIPDSDNNSFTVIKSDWNIDGLTGREKYGKEIRFPQNV
- a CDS encoding colicin D domain-containing protein, with translation MLPDPYNPQALNRYSYVLNNPVKYTDPSGHYVETAIDVAFLAMDINDIRTGNADKWTYIGLATDVVCALAPGVTGGRLGVQALEETVTHVDNVEDLFKLLDKTVDAEKKVDDVIDSGKVAKNSNQIYNVIKRTDLPNTKITSSKLQHEWKHASDFGIKGNWNKANGDLYEKAIQNHIITAPEVYKSTYRQNQDVYVYLNKETGVGVYTDLSGNYIGGWKFSREQIKYHTTNGLKIE